Proteins encoded within one genomic window of Alphaproteobacteria bacterium HT1-32:
- a CDS encoding DUF1489 family protein, producing the protein MTIHLRKLSVGSESVESMAEWQAFRLQQTGKLRHVTRSTPARRDEVLNGGSIYWIIKGVMLARQRIIDLEELIDDEGVKRCAIVIDPEIVRVMPRKHRPFQGWRYLKPEEAPADIDMKAHDDIAEMPTELLTELKELGLL; encoded by the coding sequence ATGACGATCCATTTGCGTAAACTCAGCGTCGGCAGCGAAAGCGTTGAAAGCATGGCCGAGTGGCAGGCCTTTCGTCTGCAACAGACCGGCAAGTTGCGCCACGTAACCCGCAGCACCCCGGCACGGCGCGATGAAGTACTGAACGGCGGATCGATTTACTGGATCATCAAAGGGGTGATGCTGGCCCGGCAGCGGATCATTGATCTGGAAGAACTGATTGATGACGAGGGGGTGAAACGCTGCGCTATTGTGATTGACCCGGAAATTGTTCGCGTCATGCCCCGCAAGCACCGGCCTTTCCAGGGCTGGAGATATCTGAAGCCAGAGGAAGCGCCTGCCGATATCGATATGAAAGCACATGACGATATTGCAGAGATGCCGACGGAATTGCTGACTGAACTGAAGGAGCTCGGACTGCTTTGA
- a CDS encoding DUF4139 domain-containing protein, which translates to MIRISPMLRAIIPALAMSLILPSIAESAEERAVGADARTSLGLVIYGGGFAMVRDQRKVDLAQGNNRIALTDVSRSMDQASTILRAENATVTAQLFDFDILTPDRLLAASVGQDVTIISTHPQTGVETLRRARVLSVSGGPVLQIDGRIETGIPGRLAFDALPPGVRSAPSMVADIQTETPGERVLDLAYLTDNLDWQADYVAEIAPDGSSLRLESWATLTNRTDIDFTNANISLVSGQVNRQPTRQPKAAPMLMRSEAMAVSDSAGGAPVREGLGDYHLYRLKTPVTLSQRESRKIALFSPAAVQSSRTYLFRGGQHYYGGRSGEQQLNAAIEIHFVNDPKAGLGEPLPGGTVRLYQRDSTGTPVFIGEDSIARTPENQEVRLNIGQAFDVTATRRQTDYDRRKDSIGTVTTTEHEIVVANAREDAVTVRIEERLYGDWEILSSSAEYEKLDAFRLAWDVTVPAGGETTLSWKARIR; encoded by the coding sequence ATGATAAGGATTTCCCCCATGTTACGTGCGATTATTCCGGCTCTCGCGATGAGCCTCATCCTCCCTTCAATTGCTGAGTCGGCAGAAGAACGCGCTGTCGGTGCCGATGCCCGTACCTCACTGGGGCTGGTGATTTATGGCGGCGGGTTCGCGATGGTTCGGGATCAGCGAAAAGTCGACCTGGCTCAGGGCAACAACCGGATTGCGCTGACCGATGTCAGCCGTTCCATGGATCAGGCCAGTACGATCCTGCGCGCTGAAAACGCCACGGTGACGGCACAGCTGTTTGACTTCGATATCCTGACACCGGACCGCCTGCTGGCGGCTTCTGTCGGTCAGGATGTCACGATCATTTCCACGCACCCGCAGACCGGGGTGGAAACACTTCGGCGCGCCAGAGTGTTGTCGGTTTCCGGCGGACCGGTGTTGCAGATCGACGGGCGTATCGAGACCGGCATACCCGGACGGCTTGCCTTTGATGCATTACCGCCGGGCGTGCGTTCTGCCCCGTCGATGGTTGCTGATATCCAGACTGAAACACCGGGCGAGCGGGTGCTCGATCTTGCTTATCTGACAGACAATCTGGACTGGCAGGCGGATTATGTTGCGGAGATCGCACCGGATGGCTCATCCCTGCGGCTGGAAAGCTGGGCCACGCTGACCAACCGCACGGACATCGACTTTACGAATGCCAATATCAGTCTGGTTTCCGGACAGGTTAACCGCCAGCCAACCCGACAGCCGAAAGCAGCGCCAATGCTGATGCGTAGCGAGGCCATGGCTGTCTCAGACTCAGCCGGTGGTGCTCCGGTGCGTGAGGGGCTGGGTGATTACCATCTGTATCGTCTGAAGACACCGGTTACCCTGAGCCAGCGGGAAAGCCGGAAGATTGCCCTGTTCTCGCCCGCAGCGGTTCAGTCGAGCCGGACCTATCTGTTCCGTGGCGGACAACATTATTATGGCGGTCGCAGCGGCGAACAGCAGCTGAATGCGGCGATCGAAATCCACTTCGTGAATGATCCGAAAGCGGGCCTCGGTGAGCCCTTGCCGGGTGGTACGGTGCGTCTTTACCAGCGTGACAGTACAGGCACGCCGGTTTTCATAGGTGAAGACAGCATTGCCCGGACACCGGAGAATCAGGAAGTCCGGTTGAATATCGGTCAGGCTTTTGATGTCACGGCGACCCGTCGCCAGACAGACTATGACCGGCGAAAAGACTCAATCGGCACGGTGACGACGACAGAACATGAAATTGTCGTCGCCAATGCACGGGAAGACGCCGTGACCGTCCGCATTGAAGAGCGGCTATACGGGGATTGGGAAATTCTCAGCAGCAGCGCAGAATATGAGAAGCTCGATGCTTTCCGTCTGGCATGGGATGTCACTGTGCCTGCCGGGGGAGAGACGACACTTAGCTGGAAAGCCCGGATACGCTAA
- a CDS encoding SLC13 family permease — MKTMSSPQWIGIASLVFGAYCVIGPAPAGIDPAVFQALGLIIATIGLWATGAVAEHLTALGFFLFAMLLSIAGPDVVFSGFASQAFWLVFGGLIVGVAIKNTGLGGRIAGGLLGLFGTSYPAIITGVVLGALALAFLMPSSMGRVVLMMPVVLALADRLGFEPGSAGRNGMVTAAALAAYMPATAIMPATVPTMVLVGAAEVQYDITFAYAPYLLLHFPVLGALKTLLIIAVTLLFFNDVARPVKSEETSRPLSRDEWILSGILALALGFWATDVLHHISPAWVALAAGLVCATPGINLVSAPDFSSKINYPSLVYVAAVLGLGAVAADSGVGGLVGSAVIDLIGLELGADIKNFIAITLLSMVTGLVTTVTSAPAVLTPLAEGLQAASGLSLPTVLMIQVIGYSTMLLPYTSPPTVVALQIGGLPASKVIMPNLLLAATTITVLIPLDYLWWQFLGYL; from the coding sequence TTGAAAACGATGTCTTCGCCGCAATGGATCGGCATTGCGAGTCTTGTGTTCGGCGCCTACTGCGTGATTGGTCCGGCGCCGGCAGGGATTGATCCGGCAGTTTTTCAGGCTCTTGGTCTCATCATTGCCACGATCGGCCTCTGGGCAACCGGGGCTGTTGCAGAACATCTGACCGCGCTCGGCTTTTTCCTGTTCGCCATGCTGTTGTCGATTGCTGGTCCGGACGTGGTTTTCTCCGGTTTTGCCAGTCAGGCTTTCTGGCTGGTGTTTGGTGGACTGATTGTCGGGGTTGCCATCAAGAATACCGGGCTTGGGGGGCGGATTGCCGGGGGATTGCTCGGCCTGTTCGGGACATCTTATCCGGCGATCATCACAGGCGTCGTACTTGGGGCGCTGGCACTGGCCTTTCTGATGCCGTCAAGCATGGGGCGGGTTGTGCTGATGATGCCGGTGGTTCTTGCGCTGGCTGACCGGCTCGGATTCGAGCCGGGATCAGCCGGCCGCAACGGAATGGTCACGGCTGCGGCGCTGGCAGCTTACATGCCGGCAACCGCTATCATGCCCGCGACTGTACCGACAATGGTGCTGGTTGGCGCGGCAGAGGTTCAGTACGACATCACCTTCGCCTACGCACCTTATCTGCTGCTGCATTTCCCGGTTCTCGGCGCGCTGAAAACCCTGCTGATCATTGCTGTAACCCTGTTGTTTTTCAATGATGTCGCGCGGCCGGTAAAGTCCGAAGAAACGTCGCGTCCACTGTCCCGCGATGAATGGATATTGAGCGGCATTCTGGCACTGGCACTTGGTTTCTGGGCGACGGATGTCCTGCATCATATCTCGCCTGCCTGGGTGGCCCTGGCTGCCGGGCTTGTCTGTGCGACGCCGGGGATAAACCTGGTCTCGGCTCCGGATTTCAGTTCGAAGATAAATTATCCCTCGCTGGTTTATGTCGCCGCGGTTCTTGGTCTTGGTGCGGTTGCTGCCGACAGCGGGGTGGGGGGACTGGTCGGATCTGCGGTTATTGATCTGATCGGCCTTGAACTGGGTGCTGACATCAAGAACTTCATCGCAATCACCCTGCTGTCGATGGTCACCGGACTGGTGACGACAGTGACCAGTGCGCCTGCTGTTCTGACACCGCTGGCGGAGGGGCTGCAGGCGGCCAGTGGTCTGTCCCTGCCGACGGTGCTGATGATTCAGGTCATTGGCTATTCAACAATGCTGTTGCCCTATACCTCTCCACCGACGGTCGTTGCCTTGCAGATCGGCGGACTGCCCGCGTCGAAAGTGATCATGCCGAATCTGCTGCTGGCAGCGACAACGATCACCGTTCTGATTCCGCTGGATTATCTCTGGTGGCAATTTCTCGGCTATTTGTGA
- a CDS encoding AMP-binding protein, whose protein sequence is MLVPADNYHDARNRFRWQIPARFNMGVAVSDAHADSGREALIFDDGHGTVRRYSFQELSRQSSRAANLLVAFGLQRNDRVGILLSQSPEAAIAHIAAYKAGAIAMPLFVLFGPDALEYRLKDSGTRFLFTDKAGLEKLAGIRNSLPDLQQIFVIDAEKDGDGGTAFLPAMERASDRFQPVDTAADDPALIIYTSGTTGNPKGALHAHRTLLGHLPGVEFPQDFFPQSRDLFWTPADWAWIGGLLDVLLPSLFHGVPVLARRMGKFDPEEAFALLAQHNVRNAFLPPTALKLMRQVKAPQSRHGYAMRSIGSGGESLGEELLDWGRATFGLTINEFYGQTECNLVVGNCATLMEARPGSIGRAIPGHDVAIVDDQGQPLPNGTPGQIAVARPDPVMFLKYWNRPDATADKFIGDWLITGDTGIMDEDGYIWFQGRADDVITSSGYRIGPAEVEDCLMKHKAVALAAVIGVPDPDRTEIVKAFIVPAEGTRPSDNLATEIQAFVKSRLAAHEYPRAIEFVIELPMTTTGKIMRRTLRDRETGDQKR, encoded by the coding sequence ATGCTGGTCCCTGCTGACAATTATCACGATGCCCGAAACCGGTTCCGGTGGCAGATACCGGCACGGTTCAATATGGGTGTTGCTGTATCAGACGCCCATGCAGACAGCGGGCGTGAGGCCCTGATCTTCGATGATGGTCATGGCACGGTCCGGCGTTACTCGTTCCAGGAGCTTTCCCGGCAATCCAGTCGCGCCGCCAACCTGCTGGTTGCCTTCGGCCTGCAACGGAACGACCGGGTAGGCATTCTGCTCAGCCAGTCACCGGAAGCCGCCATTGCACATATCGCCGCCTACAAGGCCGGCGCCATTGCGATGCCGCTGTTTGTCCTGTTTGGTCCGGATGCTCTGGAATACCGCCTGAAAGATTCCGGCACCCGCTTCCTGTTCACCGACAAGGCCGGGCTTGAAAAGCTGGCCGGCATCCGGAATAGCCTGCCCGATTTGCAGCAGATATTTGTCATTGATGCGGAAAAGGACGGCGATGGCGGAACCGCCTTCCTGCCAGCAATGGAACGGGCCAGTGACCGCTTTCAGCCCGTCGACACGGCAGCAGATGATCCCGCCCTGATCATTTACACATCCGGCACAACCGGCAATCCGAAGGGTGCCCTGCATGCCCACCGCACATTGCTGGGGCATCTGCCGGGAGTGGAATTTCCGCAGGATTTTTTCCCGCAATCCCGTGATCTGTTCTGGACCCCGGCAGACTGGGCCTGGATTGGCGGTCTTCTGGATGTGCTGTTGCCGTCGCTGTTTCATGGTGTCCCTGTACTGGCCCGGCGCATGGGAAAGTTTGACCCGGAAGAAGCCTTTGCCCTGCTGGCACAGCATAACGTCCGCAATGCCTTCCTGCCGCCGACAGCCCTGAAGCTGATGCGACAGGTGAAGGCACCGCAGAGCCGTCATGGCTATGCCATGCGCAGTATCGGGTCTGGTGGTGAGTCCCTTGGCGAAGAACTGCTGGACTGGGGGCGAGCCACATTCGGTCTCACGATCAACGAGTTTTACGGCCAGACGGAATGCAATCTGGTCGTCGGAAATTGTGCGACCCTGATGGAAGCCCGGCCCGGATCAATCGGGCGGGCCATCCCCGGCCATGACGTGGCGATTGTCGATGATCAGGGGCAGCCGTTACCGAATGGTACTCCCGGTCAGATTGCCGTGGCGCGTCCAGACCCGGTGATGTTTCTGAAATACTGGAACAGACCGGATGCAACAGCGGACAAGTTTATCGGAGACTGGCTGATTACCGGCGACACCGGGATCATGGATGAGGATGGCTATATCTGGTTTCAGGGGCGCGCCGACGATGTCATCACCTCATCCGGCTACCGCATTGGCCCGGCGGAGGTAGAAGACTGTCTGATGAAACATAAAGCCGTCGCCCTCGCCGCTGTTATTGGCGTGCCCGACCCGGACCGGACCGAAATCGTCAAGGCCTTCATCGTTCCCGCCGAAGGCACCCGGCCTTCAGACAATCTTGCCACAGAAATTCAGGCCTTCGTGAAATCAAGGCTGGCAGCGCATGAATATCCCCGGGCCATCGAGTTCGTTATCGAACTGCCGATGACCACAACGGGGAAAATCATGCGCCGTACATTACGGGACAGGGAAACAGGCGATCAGAAACGGTAA
- a CDS encoding nucleoside hydrolase codes for MTEADHRVILDCDPGQDDAIAILLALASPDEIDLLAITTVAGNVPLALTARNARRICELARRPDLPVFAGCPRPMIRQLTTAEQVHGETGLDGCSLPDPVMELRDMHAVDYLVRTIRSRPEGEITLAITGPMTNVAQAMIQAPDIAGRLREIVLMGGAWQDGNVTPVAEFNIYADPHAAAVVFGCGARITMFGLNVTHKVITTTDRLDRLKAIGGDVGREVGNILGFYDRNDPDRYGGLAGAPLHDPCVIGYLINPALFQGRECNVQVETTSELTMGQTVVDWWGRTGVPANAMVMQEADADGFYDLLTERLARL; via the coding sequence ATGACTGAAGCTGATCACAGGGTGATCCTGGATTGTGATCCGGGGCAGGATGATGCCATCGCAATTCTGCTGGCTCTGGCCTCTCCAGACGAAATTGACCTGCTGGCGATTACGACAGTGGCCGGCAATGTGCCGCTGGCGCTGACAGCCAGAAATGCCCGCAGAATCTGTGAACTTGCCCGGCGGCCGGACCTGCCGGTATTCGCCGGCTGTCCGCGTCCGATGATCCGGCAACTGACGACAGCCGAACAGGTTCACGGCGAAACCGGACTTGATGGATGCAGTCTGCCTGACCCGGTGATGGAACTGCGCGATATGCATGCGGTCGATTATCTGGTCCGGACGATCCGATCCCGGCCGGAAGGAGAGATCACACTGGCGATTACCGGCCCGATGACGAATGTCGCGCAGGCGATGATACAGGCACCGGACATCGCGGGGCGCCTGCGTGAGATCGTGCTGATGGGTGGGGCGTGGCAGGATGGCAATGTAACCCCGGTTGCGGAGTTTAATATCTATGCTGACCCCCATGCTGCGGCTGTTGTCTTTGGCTGCGGTGCGCGGATTACCATGTTCGGACTGAATGTGACCCACAAGGTCATCACGACAACTGACCGGCTTGACCGCCTGAAGGCGATTGGCGGTGATGTCGGGCGTGAAGTAGGGAATATTCTGGGGTTCTATGACCGGAATGATCCGGACCGCTATGGCGGTCTTGCCGGGGCACCGCTGCATGACCCCTGTGTCATAGGTTATCTGATCAATCCGGCCCTGTTCCAAGGCCGGGAATGCAATGTTCAGGTCGAAACCACCAGCGAACTGACCATGGGTCAAACGGTTGTCGACTGGTGGGGGCGGACCGGTGTGCCCGCCAATGCCATGGTCATGCAGGAAGCCGACGCAGACGGATTCTATGACTTACTGACGGAACGGCTGGCCAGACTGTAA
- a CDS encoding class I SAM-dependent methyltransferase — MIPRQTRRLFMTGLRTLLGIRREMLFTPYRYAEQVIPPGSRTAYPAVTAAMRRSEDQFREALSGLEQFREIFTGFSGAEPPEPRWEQDWFPRLDGAVAYAFVRWLQPDRIIEVGSGHSTRFLARAIRDGELATRITSIDPAPRADVKSLAEVDSCRMTIQECDGNRFDQLRSGDFLFIDSSHLLLPGSDVDLLLNRVLPALPSGVVVHIHDMFLPDDYPGEWDWRGYNEQLAVLPLIIGGGFETLWSSRYATTRLLKDVRASAVAGLPLPDGAFETSLWMKKR; from the coding sequence CCTATCGGTATGCCGAACAGGTTATCCCGCCGGGCAGTCGTACAGCCTATCCGGCGGTCACAGCGGCCATGCGCCGGTCGGAAGACCAGTTTCGTGAGGCGCTTTCCGGGCTTGAACAGTTCCGGGAGATCTTCACTGGCTTTTCCGGCGCTGAACCGCCGGAGCCCAGATGGGAGCAGGACTGGTTTCCGCGTCTGGATGGTGCGGTGGCCTATGCTTTCGTGCGGTGGCTGCAACCAGACCGGATCATCGAAGTTGGTTCCGGACATTCAACGCGATTTCTGGCGCGGGCCATTCGTGATGGCGAGCTTGCAACCCGGATCACCTCGATTGATCCGGCTCCGAGGGCTGATGTGAAAAGCCTGGCCGAGGTTGATTCATGCCGCATGACCATACAGGAATGCGACGGCAATCGCTTTGATCAGCTTCGCTCAGGTGATTTCCTTTTCATTGATTCCAGCCATTTGCTGTTACCCGGCAGTGATGTGGACCTGTTGCTGAACCGGGTGCTTCCGGCCTTGCCGAGCGGGGTTGTCGTCCATATCCACGATATGTTTTTGCCAGACGATTATCCGGGAGAATGGGACTGGCGGGGGTATAACGAGCAACTGGCCGTGTTGCCGCTGATTATTGGCGGGGGCTTCGAGACGCTCTGGTCCAGTCGTTACGCAACGACCAGATTGCTGAAGGATGTGCGGGCCAGTGCGGTTGCCGGGTTGCCACTTCCCGATGGCGCGTTTGAAACCAGTCTCTGGATGAAGAAGCGGTAA
- a CDS encoding 2-hydroxychromene-2-carboxylate isomerase, translating to MAKTVDYYFSLSSPWTYLGSLEFARLCEDTSTTVNFRPSHLKTVFAATGGLPVPERAPERQAYRLVELERWGAYRQMDINLHPAHWPFDDTLAVGAMLAAEKAGADLHALTHSIMRAAWAEDRDMTNPEHLATVLSGLGLDSKALLAVAADQSATRKVIDANTETAIAAGVFGAPSYLYENELFWGQDRLEFLGRALAR from the coding sequence ATGGCTAAGACAGTTGACTACTATTTCTCACTCAGTTCCCCCTGGACCTATCTGGGCAGTCTCGAATTTGCCCGTCTCTGTGAGGACACCAGCACGACAGTCAACTTCCGGCCCAGCCACCTGAAGACCGTTTTCGCCGCAACCGGGGGGCTTCCCGTGCCGGAACGCGCACCAGAGCGCCAGGCCTATCGCCTTGTTGAACTGGAGCGCTGGGGTGCCTATCGACAGATGGACATCAACCTGCACCCGGCACACTGGCCGTTTGACGACACACTGGCCGTCGGAGCCATGCTTGCTGCAGAAAAGGCCGGGGCAGACCTTCATGCCCTTACCCATTCAATCATGCGTGCAGCCTGGGCCGAAGATCGTGACATGACCAACCCGGAGCATCTGGCGACGGTCCTTTCGGGACTCGGACTCGACAGCAAGGCGCTGCTGGCGGTTGCGGCCGATCAGTCTGCAACCCGCAAGGTGATCGACGCCAACACGGAAACCGCCATTGCGGCCGGTGTCTTCGGCGCGCCGTCCTATCTGTATGAGAATGAGTTATTCTGGGGTCAGGACCGGCTGGAATTCCTCGGGCGTGCCCTCGCCCGCTGA
- the rmuC gene encoding DNA recombination protein RmuC — MIFIASGRSRDDVTSLHESVDRLAQAAAITEARMANISDMQAAGHERMSQRFQEQERALAAKLEEQLHKLSLRVGDTLEKTGTKQQESMADLQRRLAVIDVAQKNITELSSQVVGLQDILSNKQSRGAFGETQLNDLVSAALPPSAYEFQVTLSNRTRADCMLKLPNPPGSICIDSKFPLESYNNIHSVQTEDERKVARRAFGADVLKHVKDIAEKYILPGETAESALMFIPSEAVYAELYANHEGVVSQSHRARVWIVSPTTLMATLNTVRAVLKDAQMRDQAGLIQKEVIALLDDVRRLDDRVGKLDRHFEQSRRDVEDIQKSTRGIFRHAERIEAVEMGEEPGADELEPPKPGQLATSPSKGS, encoded by the coding sequence ATGATATTCATCGCATCAGGCCGAAGCCGCGACGATGTCACGTCCCTCCATGAGTCCGTCGACCGGCTGGCACAGGCTGCCGCAATCACGGAAGCCCGCATGGCCAATATCTCCGACATGCAGGCTGCGGGCCATGAACGCATGTCACAGCGGTTTCAGGAGCAGGAACGTGCACTGGCTGCAAAACTGGAAGAACAGTTGCACAAGCTGTCGCTCCGGGTCGGTGATACGCTGGAGAAAACCGGCACCAAGCAACAGGAAAGCATGGCCGATCTGCAACGCCGTCTCGCGGTCATTGATGTTGCACAGAAGAACATCACGGAACTCTCCAGTCAGGTTGTCGGGCTGCAGGATATCCTGTCGAACAAACAGAGCCGGGGCGCATTCGGCGAGACCCAGCTGAACGATCTGGTCAGCGCTGCCCTGCCCCCGTCGGCCTATGAGTTTCAGGTGACCCTGTCGAACCGAACCCGTGCCGATTGCATGCTGAAACTGCCAAATCCGCCGGGTTCAATCTGCATCGATTCGAAATTTCCGCTGGAAAGCTACAACAACATCCATTCCGTCCAGACAGAAGACGAACGCAAGGTCGCCCGTCGCGCCTTTGGGGCCGATGTACTGAAGCATGTGAAGGATATCGCCGAGAAATATATCCTGCCGGGTGAAACGGCAGAATCGGCGCTGATGTTTATTCCTTCTGAAGCCGTTTATGCGGAACTTTATGCCAATCATGAAGGTGTCGTCAGCCAGAGCCACCGGGCACGCGTCTGGATCGTCTCGCCGACAACACTTATGGCAACACTGAACACGGTCCGCGCCGTGCTGAAAGATGCGCAGATGCGCGATCAGGCCGGTCTGATCCAGAAAGAAGTGATCGCCCTGCTGGACGATGTCCGGCGTCTTGATGACCGGGTGGGTAAACTCGACCGTCATTTCGAGCAGTCACGCCGGGACGTTGAGGATATCCAGAAATCTACCCGCGGTATCTTCCGCCATGCCGAGCGCATCGAAGCCGTCGAAATGGGCGAAGAACCGGGTGCTGATGAACTGGAACCGCCAAAACCCGGTCAACTTGCAACCTCGCCGTCCAAAGGCAGCTGA
- a CDS encoding DUF2219 family protein, which translates to MRGLLLRRLIRANSVAVGFCAGLIFSGPVWADETKNTGGTFSIQIENDLFGGDSDRNYTNGVRATWLSAEGDVPVWVSEPASHVPFFESDGKLRVLFGLGQNLYTPTDITVRNLQPNDRPYAGWLYGSVGLVSDNGHILDNLQLDIGVVGPAAMGSQVQEFVHDLIDTRDPSGWDNQIDNEPGLVLFYERKWRSLYEFGTFLPGYGVDATPHAGAALGNVFTYGAAGLTLRFGKNLPADYGPPRIRPSLPGSSFFISDGSFGWYLFAGIEGRAIARNIFLDGNTFGGSHSVEKNPLVGDLQIGAAVSWDQWRLSYTQVYRTREFDTQSNDDIFGSVSLSYRF; encoded by the coding sequence ATGAGGGGTTTGTTGTTGAGGCGGTTGATCCGCGCGAATAGCGTTGCCGTTGGCTTCTGTGCCGGTCTGATTTTTTCAGGACCGGTCTGGGCTGACGAGACAAAGAATACAGGTGGTACATTCTCAATCCAGATTGAGAATGATCTGTTCGGCGGTGACAGCGACCGAAATTACACCAATGGTGTCAGGGCAACCTGGCTGTCGGCAGAAGGTGATGTGCCGGTATGGGTTTCCGAACCCGCGTCCCATGTCCCTTTCTTTGAAAGCGACGGGAAGCTGCGTGTTCTGTTCGGTCTGGGGCAGAACCTCTATACACCAACCGATATCACGGTTCGTAATCTTCAGCCCAACGACCGGCCTTATGCAGGCTGGCTCTATGGCAGCGTCGGCCTTGTGTCTGATAACGGCCATATTCTCGATAACCTGCAACTTGATATCGGCGTCGTCGGCCCGGCTGCGATGGGGTCGCAGGTACAGGAATTCGTCCACGATCTTATTGATACGCGGGATCCGAGCGGCTGGGACAATCAGATCGATAATGAGCCGGGACTGGTACTGTTTTACGAACGCAAATGGCGGTCGCTCTACGAATTCGGGACATTTCTGCCGGGCTATGGTGTTGATGCGACACCGCATGCCGGGGCGGCGCTGGGCAATGTCTTCACCTACGGTGCGGCTGGACTGACCCTGCGCTTCGGCAAAAACCTGCCGGCAGATTACGGACCGCCACGGATTCGCCCGAGCCTGCCCGGTTCGAGCTTTTTTATCAGCGATGGCAGCTTTGGCTGGTACCTGTTTGCCGGCATCGAAGGCCGCGCAATTGCCCGGAATATCTTTCTGGACGGAAACACCTTTGGTGGCAGCCACAGCGTTGAGAAAAATCCGCTGGTCGGAGATTTGCAGATCGGTGCCGCAGTCAGCTGGGACCAGTGGCGGCTCAGCTATACCCAAGTCTACCGGACGCGGGAGTTTGATACACAGAGCAATGACGATATTTTCGGCTCTGTCAGCCTGTCTTACCGTTTCTGA
- a CDS encoding phosphorelay protein, producing the protein MADDKGGKKAEFITPPNTLKLKVQVAPGEKGIDLAALERAESVISEMQGSYLEWVQTDLKNLEAAISTAMADSGPLEPHFEKIFSISHDIKGQGGSFGYQMMTNIGNQLCRFIEAMGAPTKADLHIVRLHFDAMKLVIAKRMEGDGGKTGEELVAGLQAVVAKLKAR; encoded by the coding sequence ATGGCTGATGACAAGGGCGGTAAGAAGGCGGAGTTCATCACTCCACCGAATACGCTCAAACTCAAGGTGCAGGTTGCGCCGGGCGAAAAAGGTATCGATCTGGCTGCGCTGGAGCGTGCGGAATCGGTTATTTCCGAAATGCAGGGCAGCTATCTTGAGTGGGTTCAGACCGACCTGAAAAACCTTGAGGCGGCGATAAGCACGGCAATGGCCGACTCCGGTCCGCTGGAACCTCATTTTGAGAAAATATTCTCGATCTCACATGACATCAAAGGTCAGGGTGGCAGTTTTGGCTATCAGATGATGACCAACATTGGTAATCAGCTTTGCCGCTTCATTGAAGCGATGGGTGCGCCGACAAAGGCTGACCTGCATATCGTTCGACTGCATTTTGATGCCATGAAGCTGGTGATTGCCAAGCGCATGGAAGGCGACGGAGGCAAAACCGGTGAAGAACTGGTCGCTGGTCTGCAGGCCGTTGTTGCCAAGCTGAAGGCACGGTAA